Proteins from a genomic interval of Malassezia vespertilionis chromosome 9, complete sequence:
- a CDS encoding uncharacterized protein (EggNog:ENOG503NV79; COG:C) — protein MASPLSMQLGFAARTARRSIATSVAVRSDALFVHRDTPYNNPSLPFEFNEENKKIANEIVSHYPPQYKKAAVIPLLHLAQQQHDNWLPISAMNYVASVLEMPQMRVYEVATFYTMFNRVPVGKYFVQVCTTTPCALGGCGSAKVLEAIEDRLGIRAGEQSEDKKFSILEVECLGACANAPMVQINDDYYEDLTPESVIKVLDMLEKGGQPKVGPQNGRLNSAPFDGPRSLTTKPYGPGQYCVPEFA, from the exons ATGGCGTCTCCGCTCTCTATGCAGCTTGGATTTGCTGCGCGTACGGCACGACGCAGCATTGCCACAAGTGTTGCAGTGCGGTCCGATGCGCTTTTTGTGCACCGCGATACGCCGTACAACAACCCTTCGCTCCCGTTTGAATTCAACGAGGAAAACAAGAAGATCGCGAACGAGATCGTCAGCCACTACCCCCCGCAATATAAAAAGGCAGCCGTGATTCCTTTGCTGCATCTTGCTCAGCAACAGCACGATAACTGGTTGCCGATCTCGGCAATGAACTATGTTGCAAGTGTGCTCGAGATGCCACAGATGCGTGTGTACGAGGTCGCGACGTTTTACACCATGTTTAACCGCGTGCCTGTTGGCAAGTACTTTGTGCAGGTATGCACTACCACGCCATGCGCCCTGGGTGGCTGTGGCTCGGCAAAGGTGCTCGAGGCAATCGAGGATCGCCTCGGTATTCGCGCTGGCGAGCAGTCGGAGGACAAAAAGTTTTCCATCCTCGAGGTTGAATGCTTAGG TGCttgtgcaaatgcaccCATGGTCCAGATCAATGACGACTACTACGAGGATCTCACGCCGGAATCGGTGATCAAGGTCCTTGATATGCTCGAAAAGGGCGGACAGCCCAAGGTCGGGCCGCAAAATGGGCGCTTGAACTCTGCGCCGTTTGATGGGCCACGCTCGCTCACGACAAAG CCGTACGGGCCGGGCCAGTACTGTGTCCCTGAGTTTGCTTAG